One genomic segment of Helicobacter enhydrae includes these proteins:
- a CDS encoding heavy metal translocating P-type ATPase yields MKKYHIKHLDCPNCANALEDGLRKCAFVQNVRIDFASGVMFLDTSDFPAVLKAIEEIESGVALIPFEEESSEGKKTGEIVFLATLIAGFLLCVWSLHSGVMKPLAYAALFCIYVVAGIPVFRGAYKRILAKEFFDEHFLMLFATISAVCIGAYLEAVAVILFFRVGDFFERMAVHQSRKNINALMDFNPSFAWKKQANGEVAKVMPQDLEVDDVVVVRAGEKIPSDGIVCKGESEVDQKALNGESLPRFVGVGDSVLGGSINLVGVLEVRITQKYENSTIAGIVDLIANASGKKAKTEKMITAFARIYTPIVLVVAVCLVVFAPLLGFGSFEEWFYRALVVVMVSCPCALVLSVPLGYFGGIGGASKNGILIKGANILEALAKVQKVMFDKTGTLTQGAFEVVKIVPYGEYQELEVLKLALCAEHLSNHPIAQSLQKCAKDLEWKHQPIQHTQLGGMGISAQCCGHKILVGNLALLESFGVQYPDVKLEDTAIHIALEGKYVGHIIISDEPKKNASAVIARLKSEGIEVAMLSGDNAKIVQKIAKKLGIEEAYGDLLPKDKLDLFASKKQKITAFVGDGVNDAPVLNYAEIGISMGISGSDLSKESADVILVNDDLSKIPQAIEIAKKTKKIIVQNIVFALGVKGVFIVLGVFGVAGMWEAVFGDVGVALLALLNASRIVRV; encoded by the coding sequence ATGAAAAAATATCATATCAAGCATTTGGATTGCCCAAATTGTGCCAATGCTTTGGAAGATGGGTTGAGGAAATGTGCATTTGTGCAGAATGTGAGGATTGATTTTGCTTCTGGTGTGATGTTTTTGGACACTTCGGATTTTCCTGCCGTGCTAAAAGCGATTGAGGAGATTGAGAGTGGGGTGGCTTTGATTCCCTTTGAGGAAGAATCAAGTGAAGGCAAAAAAACAGGCGAGATTGTATTTTTGGCTACTTTGATTGCTGGGTTTTTGTTGTGTGTGTGGAGTCTGCATAGTGGGGTGATGAAGCCACTTGCTTATGCTGCTTTGTTTTGTATTTATGTTGTAGCTGGGATCCCTGTATTTAGGGGGGCTTATAAACGCATTTTGGCAAAGGAGTTTTTTGATGAGCATTTTTTGATGCTTTTTGCAACTATTTCAGCAGTGTGCATTGGGGCATATCTTGAGGCGGTGGCAGTGATTTTGTTTTTTCGTGTTGGTGATTTTTTTGAGAGAATGGCTGTGCATCAGTCGCGTAAAAATATCAATGCCTTGATGGATTTCAACCCCTCTTTTGCGTGGAAGAAACAAGCAAATGGAGAAGTTGCAAAAGTAATGCCCCAAGATCTAGAGGTCGATGATGTGGTGGTCGTGCGTGCTGGAGAGAAAATCCCAAGTGATGGCATTGTGTGCAAGGGCGAGAGTGAAGTGGATCAAAAAGCACTCAATGGAGAATCCCTCCCTAGATTTGTGGGCGTGGGGGATAGTGTTTTGGGTGGAAGTATCAATCTTGTTGGGGTGCTTGAAGTGCGTATCACCCAAAAATATGAAAACAGCACAATCGCAGGGATTGTCGATTTGATTGCAAATGCTAGTGGCAAAAAAGCAAAAACTGAAAAAATGATCACAGCTTTTGCGCGTATCTATACCCCTATCGTGCTTGTTGTGGCGGTATGTTTGGTGGTCTTTGCTCCATTGTTGGGATTTGGAAGTTTTGAGGAGTGGTTTTATCGTGCTTTGGTTGTCGTGATGGTGAGTTGCCCTTGTGCATTGGTTTTGAGCGTGCCTTTGGGATATTTTGGGGGAATTGGGGGTGCGAGTAAAAATGGCATTTTGATCAAGGGGGCAAATATCCTTGAAGCTTTGGCTAAGGTGCAGAAAGTGATGTTTGATAAAACTGGCACTTTGACACAGGGGGCTTTTGAAGTGGTAAAAATCGTCCCTTATGGAGAATATCAAGAGTTGGAAGTGCTCAAACTTGCATTGTGTGCAGAGCATTTGTCCAATCACCCCATTGCCCAGTCTTTGCAAAAATGTGCCAAAGATCTTGAGTGGAAACATCAGCCGATTCAGCACACTCAGTTGGGAGGTATGGGGATCAGTGCTCAATGTTGCGGGCATAAGATTTTGGTCGGAAATTTGGCTCTGCTTGAGAGCTTTGGGGTGCAGTATCCAGATGTCAAGCTAGAAGATACAGCGATTCATATAGCACTTGAGGGGAAATATGTGGGGCATATCATCATCTCTGATGAACCCAAAAAAAATGCTAGTGCCGTGATTGCACGATTGAAGAGTGAGGGGATCGAGGTGGCAATGCTTAGCGGCGATAATGCAAAGATTGTTCAAAAAATTGCCAAAAAGCTAGGGATTGAGGAAGCCTATGGCGATCTTTTGCCCAAAGACAAACTCGATCTATTTGCCTCAAAGAAACAAAAGATCACGGCATTTGTCGGAGATGGTGTCAATGATGCACCGGTGTTGAATTATGCAGAGATTGGGATTTCTATGGGGATTTCAGGGAGCGATTTGAGCAAAGAGAGTGCAGATGTCATTTTGGTCAATGATGATTTGAGCAAAATCCCTCAAGCCATTGAGATTGCCAAAAAAACCAAAAAGATCATCGTGCAAAATATCGTTTTTGCCTTGGGTGTGAAAGGGGTGTTTATCGTGCTTGGCGTGTTTGGTGTGGCAGGAATGTGGGAGGCTGTCTTTGGTGATGTGGGTGTTGCACTCTTGGCTTTGCTCAATGCAAGCCGTATCGTGCGTGTCTAG
- a CDS encoding YifB family Mg chelatase-like AAA ATPase, whose amino-acid sequence MINTIFCATFYENGAKIVEVEGGFARGLPSFNITGLVSHSIQEAKHRVQSALSHFDIKLPPMKFTLNLSPSDLPKSGTHFDLPIALLGALHKQSLQEEWFAFGELGLDGSLKHQDNIYPLLLQIALERPNAKVILPSGGEEVFAFIPSLNLYFAKNLNEALQMITMQEGVPYQRLEVSYPFVEVNQNHYYYLQDFELDFVDVLGQEVAKRASLIAVSGFHNIIFEGSPGCGKSMIAKRMRYLLPPMSLEEMIECAKVQSMGGQSVSYSPLRPFREPHQSASKSSILGSVSKLQAKPGEIALAHHGLLFLDELPHFKKDILEALREPLENQTLVVSRVQSKIKYSTSFLFVGALNPCPCGNLLSTSKSCRCQEREISAYRNRLSEPFLDRIDLFVQMSELKEQSVGMNSKQMQEQMFGAFIAQKKRGQTEFNGKLNEKEIAEFCQLDKECQDLLKRACERFALSYRGANKIKKVARTIADLDGSEQIQKSHLLEAFSYRKLS is encoded by the coding sequence ATGATTAACACAATTTTTTGTGCCACATTTTATGAGAATGGTGCAAAGATTGTTGAAGTGGAGGGTGGCTTTGCAAGAGGGCTACCTAGCTTCAATATCACAGGACTTGTGAGCCATTCAATCCAAGAGGCAAAGCATCGCGTCCAGTCTGCCTTGTCTCATTTTGACATCAAGCTCCCACCGATGAAATTCACCCTCAATCTCTCCCCGTCAGATTTGCCAAAGAGCGGGACGCATTTTGATTTGCCTATCGCACTTTTGGGGGCATTGCACAAACAATCGTTGCAAGAAGAGTGGTTTGCTTTTGGTGAGCTTGGGCTTGATGGGAGCTTGAAACATCAAGACAATATTTATCCACTATTGTTGCAAATTGCACTTGAGCGACCCAATGCCAAAGTGATTTTGCCTAGTGGAGGGGAGGAGGTTTTTGCTTTTATTCCTTCACTAAATCTGTATTTTGCCAAAAACCTAAATGAGGCATTGCAGATGATTACGATGCAAGAGGGGGTGCCATATCAGAGGCTGGAAGTCTCCTATCCATTTGTTGAAGTCAATCAAAACCATTATTACTATTTGCAAGATTTTGAGTTGGATTTTGTCGATGTTTTGGGGCAGGAGGTTGCTAAGCGTGCGAGCTTGATTGCGGTGAGTGGATTCCACAATATCATTTTTGAGGGGAGTCCGGGATGTGGCAAAAGTATGATTGCCAAAAGAATGCGTTACTTGCTCCCACCGATGAGTTTGGAGGAAATGATTGAGTGTGCCAAAGTGCAATCTATGGGTGGGCAAAGTGTGTCTTATTCTCCATTGCGACCCTTTCGCGAACCCCACCAAAGTGCATCCAAATCAAGCATTTTGGGTTCTGTGAGCAAGCTTCAGGCAAAACCCGGTGAAATCGCCCTTGCACACCATGGGCTTCTGTTTTTGGATGAGTTGCCTCATTTCAAAAAGGATATTTTGGAGGCATTACGCGAACCCCTTGAGAATCAAACTCTAGTGGTTTCACGCGTGCAAAGCAAGATCAAATACTCGACTTCATTTTTGTTTGTCGGAGCACTCAATCCTTGTCCTTGTGGGAATCTACTAAGCACTAGCAAATCTTGTCGCTGCCAAGAACGCGAGATCAGTGCTTATCGCAATCGCTTGTCAGAGCCATTTTTGGACAGGATCGATTTGTTTGTGCAGATGTCTGAGCTCAAAGAGCAAAGTGTCGGTATGAATTCTAAGCAAATGCAAGAACAAATGTTTGGGGCATTTATCGCACAGAAAAAGCGAGGGCAGACAGAATTCAACGGCAAGCTCAATGAAAAAGAAATCGCAGAATTTTGTCAGCTTGACAAAGAATGTCAAGATTTGCTCAAGCGTGCTTGTGAGCGTTTCGCACTGAGCTATCGTGGTGCAAACAAAATCAAAAAAGTTGCACGGACAATCGCTGATTTGGATGGCAGCGAGCAGATTCAAAAATCTCATTTATTAGAGGCTTTTAGCTATAGGAAGCTTTCATAA
- the def gene encoding peptide deformylase translates to MILPILHYPDPMLKTISQEVDVFDSSLHQLLDDMYETMITNNGVGLAGIQVGVSKRILLVNIPREDQKQYKEDLFEIINPRIVEKSGEIYFTEGCLSVPDFYEDVLRFEHIKIVYQDRYGKQQTLEAKGYLAVAIQHEMDHLEGILFVDRLSILKRKKFEKELRRIQKERQKK, encoded by the coding sequence GTGATTTTGCCTATTTTGCATTATCCAGATCCTATGCTCAAGACAATATCCCAAGAAGTGGATGTGTTTGATTCAAGTCTGCATCAACTTTTGGATGATATGTATGAGACAATGATAACTAATAATGGAGTGGGTCTTGCTGGGATACAGGTGGGGGTCTCAAAAAGAATCTTACTTGTCAATATTCCACGCGAAGATCAGAAGCAATACAAAGAGGATTTGTTTGAGATCATCAACCCTCGCATTGTAGAAAAGAGTGGAGAGATTTATTTCACAGAGGGGTGTTTGTCTGTTCCTGATTTTTATGAAGATGTCTTGCGTTTTGAGCATATCAAGATTGTTTATCAAGATCGCTACGGGAAGCAGCAGACACTAGAGGCAAAGGGTTATTTGGCTGTTGCGATTCAGCACGAAATGGATCATTTGGAGGGCATTTTGTTTGTTGATCGCCTCTCTATCCTCAAGCGTAAAAAGTTCGAAAAAGAGCTTAGACGCATCCAAAAAGAGCGTCAAAAGAAATGA
- a CDS encoding nucleotidyl cyclase domain-containing protein has protein sequence MSQADKNFLGEIEEDTRQKNEKIAHKTNEIAKNVISELEKQDIPLFPQNFEAYFDKLANDTDDPEYKEFIQKIASLTHESETRLLEFEISVRDGFKNMKSILEITKDIYQNLILAQQIVQKRSDAILAIENPSTFQNAVQLFVQDLENVQKNTQDQLMQMREVFERIAKNIQAVNENTLYDTQYGVYNKRYFVSLCMREKELLDQISKSSTFVAFGFSKHFLLDLKSKEFVKIAIRSAAKLFLKYLKGKEPICYYGNGRFVVFVKYIESAEVVKKMQEILDSAKESSIFLNGDEVKLKMCAGVFTSTNVCGVQECIANANRLLDEAFCEERDYKAEERM, from the coding sequence ATGTCGCAAGCTGATAAAAATTTTTTGGGAGAGATTGAGGAAGACACAAGGCAAAAAAATGAAAAAATTGCACACAAGACAAATGAGATTGCAAAAAATGTAATTTCCGAATTGGAAAAACAAGACATTCCTTTGTTCCCTCAAAATTTTGAGGCTTATTTTGACAAATTGGCAAACGATACAGATGATCCAGAATACAAAGAGTTCATCCAAAAGATCGCAAGTTTGACACACGAAAGCGAAACGCGACTGCTTGAGTTTGAGATCAGTGTGCGTGATGGATTCAAAAATATGAAAAGCATTTTGGAAATCACCAAAGACATTTATCAGAATCTAATCCTTGCTCAACAGATCGTGCAAAAGCGTTCCGATGCAATTCTAGCGATTGAGAATCCATCAACTTTTCAAAATGCTGTCCAGCTTTTTGTGCAAGATTTGGAAAATGTGCAGAAAAACACTCAAGACCAGTTGATGCAAATGCGTGAGGTGTTTGAAAGAATAGCCAAGAATATTCAAGCTGTAAATGAAAACACTTTGTATGATACGCAATACGGAGTTTATAACAAACGATATTTTGTTTCTTTGTGTATGCGTGAAAAAGAGTTGTTGGATCAAATCTCCAAAAGCTCGACTTTTGTGGCATTTGGTTTCTCTAAGCATTTTTTGCTTGATTTGAAAAGCAAAGAATTTGTGAAGATTGCTATCCGCTCTGCAGCGAAGTTGTTTTTGAAATACCTAAAAGGAAAAGAGCCGATTTGCTATTATGGAAATGGGCGTTTTGTGGTGTTTGTCAAGTATATTGAGAGTGCAGAAGTGGTGAAAAAAATGCAGGAGATTTTGGATTCTGCTAAGGAGAGCAGTATTTTTCTCAATGGCGATGAAGTCAAGCTCAAAATGTGTGCAGGGGTTTTCACATCTACCAATGTTTGTGGAGTGCAAGAGTGTATTGCAAATGCCAATCGTTTGCTAGATGAGGCGTTTTGTGAAGAGAGGGATTATAAAGCTGAGGAAAGAATGTGA
- the clpP gene encoding ATP-dependent Clp endopeptidase proteolytic subunit ClpP → MNYIPYVIEKTGRGERSYDIYSRLLKDRIVLLSGEICDELASSIVAQLLFLEAEDPQKDIYLYINSPGGVITSGLSIYDTMNYVRPDICTICIGQAASMGAFLLSCGTKGKRYSLPNSRIMIHQPLGGARGQATDIQIQAQEILRLKTSLNKILAKNTGQKLEKIQQDTERDFFMSAQESKEYGLIDMVLEYNRLN, encoded by the coding sequence ATGAATTACATACCTTATGTAATTGAAAAAACTGGGAGGGGTGAGAGAAGCTATGATATCTATTCACGCCTTTTGAAAGATCGCATTGTGCTATTGAGTGGAGAGATTTGCGATGAACTAGCTTCCTCAATCGTGGCTCAACTGCTGTTTTTGGAAGCAGAAGATCCACAAAAAGATATTTATCTGTATATCAACTCACCGGGCGGCGTGATCACAAGTGGGTTGAGCATTTATGATACGATGAATTATGTGCGTCCTGATATTTGCACGATTTGTATCGGACAAGCCGCATCAATGGGGGCATTTTTGTTGAGCTGTGGAACCAAAGGCAAACGCTATTCTTTGCCCAATAGTCGCATTATGATTCATCAGCCTTTGGGTGGGGCAAGGGGTCAGGCAACAGACATTCAAATCCAAGCTCAAGAGATTTTGAGACTCAAAACTTCGCTCAACAAGATTTTGGCAAAAAATACAGGACAAAAGTTGGAAAAGATTCAGCAAGATACAGAGAGAGATTTTTTTATGAGCGCACAAGAGTCAAAAGAATATGGGCTTATTGATATGGTTTTGGAGTACAATAGACTCAACTGA
- the tig gene encoding trigger factor produces MSLKVERINEANAIASGVIPSQVVDKKYEEICKKYTKLVSVSGFRKGKVPLSMVKQRFGAQIQQDVEQEVVRASFQDVLKELEVNEDKILGNPSITKFEKVNQDINVEFKMSIAPKIDLSKLKSCVPSVKIKAPSLKEIDERLDEIAKHNAPLVEAKSSVKLAKDHTANIDFEGFVDGKAFDGGKAEGFDLLIGSGQFIAGFEDQLIGMKKGEEKDIEVTFPKEYPAKDLADKPAVFKVKLNAIKTKDAVVLDDALAQKLLQQEDATLSKLKEEIKQQLINEAKQQAYNQELKPKLVEKILETIHFDLPDLIVEQEMNILLNNYARTLSQEELEAFQKDSKAIESKRKEFEEEAQKSVKMTFIVDLATREFGLQIQDNEVMQTIYYEAMMSGQNPKQILEFYQKNNLLPAVKMAMLQDRFLVMLLDEKYALSVSQETAESQPAKSTEKKPKTKSSTSTTQKAKATKEK; encoded by the coding sequence ATGAGTCTGAAAGTAGAAAGAATCAACGAGGCAAATGCTATTGCGTCAGGTGTGATACCATCACAAGTGGTTGATAAGAAATATGAGGAGATTTGCAAGAAATACACAAAGCTTGTGAGTGTCAGTGGCTTTAGGAAGGGCAAAGTGCCACTTAGTATGGTGAAGCAGCGTTTTGGGGCACAGATCCAGCAAGATGTGGAGCAAGAAGTTGTGCGTGCGAGTTTTCAAGATGTGCTTAAGGAATTGGAGGTCAATGAGGATAAAATTTTGGGTAATCCCTCTATTACGAAGTTTGAAAAAGTAAATCAAGACATTAATGTTGAGTTCAAAATGAGCATTGCTCCCAAGATTGATTTGTCCAAACTCAAATCTTGCGTTCCTAGCGTGAAAATCAAAGCACCAAGCTTGAAAGAGATTGATGAGAGACTTGATGAAATCGCAAAGCATAATGCACCACTTGTGGAAGCCAAATCATCAGTCAAACTTGCAAAGGATCACACTGCAAATATTGATTTTGAGGGGTTTGTGGATGGCAAAGCTTTTGATGGAGGCAAAGCTGAGGGCTTTGATTTGTTGATTGGAAGTGGGCAGTTTATCGCAGGGTTTGAAGATCAACTCATAGGGATGAAAAAAGGCGAGGAAAAAGACATCGAGGTCACTTTCCCCAAAGAATATCCAGCAAAGGATTTGGCAGACAAACCTGCTGTTTTCAAAGTTAAACTCAATGCAATCAAAACCAAAGACGCTGTGGTGCTTGATGACGCATTGGCACAAAAACTATTACAACAAGAAGACGCCACATTGTCAAAATTGAAAGAAGAAATCAAGCAACAACTTATCAATGAAGCAAAACAACAAGCCTATAATCAAGAATTGAAGCCAAAACTAGTAGAGAAAATTTTGGAAACAATCCATTTTGATTTGCCTGATTTGATTGTTGAACAAGAAATGAATATTTTGCTCAATAACTATGCACGCACACTTTCTCAAGAAGAGCTTGAGGCATTCCAAAAAGACAGCAAAGCTATCGAATCAAAACGCAAAGAGTTTGAAGAAGAGGCTCAAAAAAGCGTCAAAATGACTTTCATTGTTGATTTGGCGACAAGAGAGTTTGGTTTGCAGATACAGGATAATGAAGTGATGCAAACTATTTATTATGAGGCGATGATGTCTGGGCAAAATCCTAAGCAGATTCTTGAGTTTTACCAAAAAAACAATTTGTTGCCAGCGGTTAAAATGGCAATGTTGCAAGATCGCTTTTTGGTGATGTTGCTTGATGAGAAATATGCTCTAAGTGTTTCACAAGAAACAGCAGAATCTCAACCTGCAAAAAGCACAGAGAAAAAACCAAAAACCAAAAGCAGCACCTCGACCACACAAAAAGCCAAGGCAACAAAGGAAAAATAA
- the fliI gene encoding flagellar protein export ATPase FliI yields MPFSILKDKLKHSRPNLSPSFGILTSVEPTTLIAEGLNPCIGDIVRIEAKQTSTLGIVGTITENHFSITPFSFVEGHRNGDKVYLQKTGLQIPVGEELLGRVINPLGEAIDGKGELGCIDHTPIMKPPLSAMQRGIIDEVFDVGIKSINGLLSVGKGQKIGIFAGSGVGKSTLMGMIVRGSKAPIKIIALIGERGREVPEFIQKNLKGNLDNTVLIVATSDDSPLMRKYGAFSAMAIAEYFQNLGQDVLLIMDSLTRFAMAQREIGLALGEPPTTKGYPPSTLTLLPQLMERAGKLEGKGAITAFFTILVEGDDLSDPIADQSRSILDGHFVLSREMTDFGIYPPLNITQSASRVMGDIIDTPHKQAAQKFRKLYSILKENEVLIRIGAYQKGNDAELDEAIDKKEWLENFLKQDSEEQIDFEQTKQKLLEIF; encoded by the coding sequence ATGCCCTTTTCTATATTAAAAGACAAATTAAAGCATTCTCGCCCAAACCTCTCCCCATCATTTGGCATTTTGACCTCCGTAGAACCAACCACTTTGATCGCTGAAGGACTTAATCCCTGTATTGGTGATATTGTCAGAATCGAAGCCAAACAAACTAGCACACTAGGTATCGTTGGCACGATTACAGAAAATCATTTCTCTATCACTCCTTTTTCTTTTGTCGAAGGGCATCGCAATGGTGACAAAGTTTATTTGCAAAAAACAGGTTTGCAAATCCCCGTAGGAGAGGAGCTCTTGGGACGCGTCATCAATCCATTGGGTGAAGCAATCGATGGCAAAGGGGAATTGGGCTGTATTGACCACACCCCTATTATGAAACCACCCCTAAGTGCAATGCAAAGGGGAATCATTGATGAAGTGTTTGATGTTGGGATCAAAAGCATCAATGGACTTTTGAGCGTGGGTAAGGGGCAAAAAATCGGCATTTTTGCAGGAAGTGGTGTGGGCAAATCCACTCTTATGGGTATGATTGTGCGTGGCTCCAAAGCACCTATCAAAATCATCGCTCTGATTGGGGAACGCGGTAGAGAGGTGCCAGAATTCATTCAAAAAAACCTAAAAGGAAATCTAGACAACACCGTTTTGATTGTTGCCACAAGTGATGATTCTCCGCTGATGAGAAAATATGGTGCCTTTAGTGCAATGGCGATTGCAGAATACTTCCAAAATTTAGGGCAAGATGTTCTTTTGATTATGGATTCTCTGACGCGTTTTGCAATGGCACAAAGAGAGATCGGTTTGGCACTAGGTGAGCCCCCCACAACAAAAGGCTACCCTCCATCAACACTCACACTCCTTCCACAATTAATGGAGCGTGCGGGGAAACTTGAAGGCAAAGGAGCGATCACAGCGTTTTTTACCATTTTGGTGGAAGGCGATGATTTGAGCGATCCAATCGCTGATCAAAGTCGCAGTATTCTTGATGGACATTTTGTCTTGAGTCGAGAGATGACAGATTTTGGGATTTATCCTCCCCTCAACATCACGCAATCTGCCTCAAGAGTGATGGGGGATATTATTGACACTCCCCACAAACAAGCGGCACAAAAATTTCGCAAACTCTATTCGATTCTCAAAGAAAATGAAGTATTGATCCGTATTGGAGCTTACCAAAAGGGCAATGATGCCGAGCTTGATGAAGCAATCGACAAAAAGGAATGGCTAGAAAATTTTCTCAAACAAGATTCTGAAGAGCAAATAGATTTTGAACAAACCAAACAAAAGCTTTTGGAGATTTTTTAA
- a CDS encoding NifS family cysteine desulfurase, translated as MQAYLDNNATTKVDPKVMDLMLPYFCEKYGNPSSLHRLGTEVHPAISESLDKLYAGIGARDEDNVIITSCSTESNNWVLKGVYFDEILGKHKNHIITTEVEHPAVRSTCAFLETLGVEVTYLSINEDARITAQQVKEAITDRTALVSVMWANNETGIIFPIQEIGEICKEKGVLFHTDAVQAIGKIPVDVIKANVDFLSFSAHKFHGPKGIGGLYIRNGVKLTPLFHGGEHMGGHRSGTLNVPYIVGMGEAMKLAVDGLEYENTIVRALRDRLEDAILQNDEILVVGKKELKVPNTILTSIRGIEGEAMLWDLNKAGISASTGSACASEDLEANPVMSAIGADKELAHTAIRFSLSRFNTQEEIDYTIKVFNQSIKRLREISSTY; from the coding sequence ATGCAGGCATATTTAGATAATAATGCAACGACCAAAGTTGATCCAAAGGTGATGGATTTGATGTTGCCATATTTTTGCGAAAAGTATGGCAATCCAAGCTCTTTGCACAGGCTTGGGACAGAAGTTCATCCCGCTATTTCTGAATCCCTTGACAAGCTCTATGCAGGAATTGGTGCTAGAGATGAAGACAATGTCATCATCACTTCTTGCTCCACAGAATCCAACAACTGGGTTCTCAAAGGAGTGTATTTCGATGAAATTTTGGGCAAACACAAAAATCATATCATCACCACAGAGGTTGAGCATCCTGCAGTGCGTAGCACTTGTGCGTTTTTGGAAACCCTTGGGGTTGAAGTGACATATTTGTCCATCAATGAAGATGCAAGAATTACCGCACAACAAGTCAAAGAAGCTATCACAGATAGGACTGCCCTAGTGAGCGTGATGTGGGCAAACAATGAGACAGGGATCATTTTTCCGATTCAAGAAATTGGTGAGATTTGCAAAGAAAAAGGAGTTTTATTCCACACTGACGCCGTTCAAGCGATTGGGAAAATCCCTGTTGATGTGATCAAAGCAAATGTAGATTTTCTTTCTTTTTCTGCCCACAAATTTCACGGACCAAAAGGCATTGGTGGGCTATACATTCGCAATGGCGTCAAGCTCACCCCTCTTTTTCACGGAGGGGAGCATATGGGTGGGCATAGAAGTGGCACTTTGAATGTCCCATATATTGTTGGAATGGGCGAAGCTATGAAACTTGCCGTAGATGGACTTGAATATGAAAATACGATTGTGAGAGCTTTGCGAGATCGTCTTGAAGATGCGATTTTGCAAAATGATGAGATTTTGGTTGTGGGCAAAAAAGAGCTCAAAGTGCCAAATACGATTCTTACAAGTATCAGAGGAATTGAGGGTGAGGCAATGCTATGGGATCTCAACAAAGCAGGGATTTCAGCCTCAACGGGCAGTGCGTGTGCCAGTGAAGATTTGGAGGCAAATCCCGTGATGTCTGCAATCGGAGCAGACAAAGAACTAGCACACACTGCGATTAGGTTTTCTCTCTCTCGTTTCAACACTCAAGAAGAGATTGATTACACAATCAAAGTCTTCAATCAATCAATCAAACGCTTGAGAGAGATTTCTAGCACATATTAA
- a CDS encoding iron-sulfur cluster assembly scaffold protein, which produces MGKSELVGGALWDAYSNKVAQRMDNPTYLGVITQEEADAKNAKLIIADYGAESCGDAVRLYWLVDQNDVIIEGKFKSFGCGTAIASSDMMVELCVGKTVQEAVKITNLDVEKALRDDPDTPAVPGQKMHCSVMAYDVIKKAASIYLGKDMEDFESEIIVCECARVSLSTIKEVIRLNDLKSVEEITNYTKAGAFCKSCVKAGGHEAKEYYLVDILRDTRLEMETENLKENAEKVEIGDLSFEEMTIVQKSKAIDKMIDLHIRPMLLMDGGDLEIIDVQNAQDGLTDVFIRYKGACHGCASASTGTLYAIEHTLHEHLSPQIRVLPV; this is translated from the coding sequence ATGGGTAAAAGTGAATTGGTTGGCGGAGCATTGTGGGATGCTTATAGCAACAAAGTAGCACAAAGAATGGACAATCCAACTTACCTTGGCGTGATTACACAAGAAGAAGCGGATGCAAAAAACGCAAAACTCATCATCGCAGACTATGGTGCAGAATCTTGTGGAGATGCAGTGCGTCTGTATTGGTTGGTCGATCAAAACGATGTCATCATCGAGGGAAAATTCAAAAGTTTTGGATGTGGCACAGCGATTGCAAGTAGCGATATGATGGTGGAGCTTTGCGTGGGCAAAACCGTGCAAGAAGCAGTAAAAATCACCAATCTTGATGTCGAAAAAGCACTGAGAGATGATCCTGACACACCTGCCGTGCCGGGTCAAAAAATGCACTGCTCTGTAATGGCTTATGATGTCATCAAAAAGGCAGCCTCTATCTATCTTGGCAAAGATATGGAAGATTTTGAAAGTGAGATTATTGTTTGTGAATGTGCAAGAGTTAGCCTAAGCACAATCAAAGAGGTGATTCGCCTCAATGACCTCAAAAGTGTGGAAGAAATCACAAACTACACAAAAGCAGGTGCATTTTGCAAAAGCTGTGTCAAAGCCGGAGGACACGAAGCCAAAGAATACTATCTTGTAGATATTTTGCGTGATACGCGTCTTGAAATGGAAACAGAAAATCTCAAAGAAAATGCAGAAAAAGTAGAGATTGGAGATCTAAGTTTTGAAGAAATGACAATCGTGCAAAAAAGCAAGGCGATTGACAAAATGATTGATTTGCACATTCGTCCGATGCTCTTAATGGATGGCGGAGATTTGGAAATCATCGATGTCCAAAATGCTCAAGATGGCTTGACAGATGTTTTTATCCGCTACAAAGGTGCGTGTCACGGCTGTGCTTCAGCAAGCACGGGGACACTTTATGCGATCGAACACACCTTGCACGAACACCTTAGCCCCCAAATCCGTGTCTTGCCGGTTTGA